From the genome of Thermocrinis jamiesonii, one region includes:
- a CDS encoding thioredoxin family protein, with protein sequence MAAKDKHVILLVSQWCATCPDADALWQKLQKEYGFKYEVLDVAQPEGRMWAKKLMVRAVPSTIIDGKLTFVGVPSEEEARRAIES encoded by the coding sequence ATGGCAGCGAAGGACAAGCACGTCATACTTTTGGTATCCCAGTGGTGTGCTACTTGTCCGGATGCGGATGCTCTTTGGCAGAAGCTTCAAAAGGAGTACGGTTTTAAGTATGAGGTTTTGGATGTAGCCCAGCCTGAAGGTAGGATGTGGGCAAAGAAGCTTATGGTGCGCGCTGTGCCTTCCACAATAATAGACGGAAAGCTAACCTTTGTGGGTGTTCCTTCAGAAGAAGAAGCAAGGAGGGCAATAGAATCGTGA
- a CDS encoding DsrE family protein, with protein MKVIILMTSGPKTPWRCASPFYIAALMASNDADVEMFFNMDGTRLLKKGVAEKILPAEPNCLSPNGKKLKTVYDFMKDAKQAGVKFYSCKQAIDSLGYKPEELIPELDGIVPASEFALRAMEADKVLTF; from the coding sequence GTGAAGGTGATTATTCTAATGACCAGCGGACCAAAAACTCCCTGGAGATGTGCCTCCCCCTTTTACATAGCAGCTTTAATGGCTTCTAACGATGCGGATGTAGAGATGTTTTTTAACATGGATGGAACCAGGCTTTTAAAAAAAGGTGTGGCAGAGAAAATACTCCCTGCGGAACCAAATTGTCTTAGTCCCAACGGGAAAAAATTAAAAACTGTCTATGACTTTATGAAGGATGCTAAACAGGCAGGTGTTAAGTTTTATTCTTGCAAGCAAGCAATAGACTCTTTGGGATACAAACCCGAAGAGCTTATTCCAGAGCTGGACGGTATTGTGCCAGCCAGTGAGTTTGCCCTTAGGGCAATGGAGGCAGATAAAGTGCTAACATTTTAA
- a CDS encoding glycine cleavage system protein H, whose protein sequence is MAVVNGCNIPEDLLYDVDPEANAFTWAKDNGDGTYTIGLTSIAAAMAGRLVAYTPKKVGKVIERRKSVATIESGKWVGPVPTPLTGEIVEINEALKTNPALVNDDPYGQGWIVKIKPTNPDEINNLLTGQAAVDALTKVANEKGIKCG, encoded by the coding sequence ATGGCAGTAGTTAATGGATGCAACATTCCAGAAGATTTGCTCTATGATGTAGACCCAGAGGCTAATGCCTTCACCTGGGCAAAGGACAACGGTGATGGCACCTATACCATAGGACTAACATCCATAGCCGCAGCAATGGCTGGAAGGTTGGTCGCTTACACACCCAAAAAGGTGGGTAAGGTCATAGAAAGACGCAAAAGCGTAGCGACCATAGAGAGCGGTAAATGGGTAGGGCCGGTTCCCACACCCTTAACTGGAGAGATCGTGGAAATCAACGAAGCTTTAAAAACAAACCCTGCTTTGGTAAACGATGACCCATACGGTCAAGGATGGATCGTTAAGATAAAGCCAACAAACCCGGATGAGATAAACAACCTTTTGACGGGACAAGCAGCGGTGGATGCTTTAACGAAGGTAGCCAACGAAAAGGGTATAAAGTGTGGATAA
- a CDS encoding radical SAM protein has product MQEGIVPLLEDTGLDYNLLERLLEGFRIREENFGKKIHFYSPGFKHYQVDDFYIETTPKFVDVSITGRNCELMCDHCASKILWHMIPATTPEELKRVGEELKAKGVDGILISGGSNKDGVVELYPFFKAIEYLKKELKLLTTCHVGLVDKALAEGLKEAGVDAVLIDIIGDDRTIREVYKLPHKSTKDYEESLRLLKEYGHRIVPHVIIGLHYGKILGEQKAIDIISQFDPDGLVLVVVMPYYGKAKFQLLPPPKAEECADVILYARKKLPKTPVVIGCARPAGPERTKLDLYSLYAGVNGITFPAEGILTHAKQIGLEPVISPNCCSTVIFPIN; this is encoded by the coding sequence ATGCAGGAGGGGATTGTTCCCCTCCTTGAAGACACAGGGTTAGATTACAACCTCTTGGAGCGTTTGCTTGAAGGTTTCAGAATAAGGGAAGAAAACTTTGGAAAGAAGATCCACTTTTACAGCCCAGGATTTAAACACTATCAGGTGGACGACTTTTACATAGAAACCACTCCTAAGTTTGTGGATGTTTCCATAACTGGAAGGAACTGTGAGTTAATGTGTGATCACTGCGCATCCAAAATTCTCTGGCACATGATACCCGCCACCACACCCGAAGAGTTAAAAAGAGTGGGAGAGGAGCTAAAGGCTAAAGGAGTAGATGGGATCCTCATATCCGGTGGTTCCAATAAAGACGGTGTTGTAGAACTTTATCCCTTCTTTAAGGCTATAGAATATCTAAAGAAAGAACTAAAACTTTTGACCACATGCCACGTTGGGTTGGTAGACAAAGCCTTGGCTGAAGGGCTAAAGGAAGCAGGGGTGGATGCGGTACTCATAGATATCATCGGAGACGACCGAACTATAAGAGAGGTTTATAAACTGCCCCACAAATCCACAAAGGACTACGAAGAGTCTTTGAGGCTTCTCAAAGAATACGGACACAGAATAGTCCCACACGTGATAATAGGATTGCATTACGGAAAGATATTGGGAGAGCAAAAGGCAATAGACATAATATCCCAATTTGACCCGGACGGTTTGGTTTTGGTGGTAGTTATGCCCTACTACGGAAAGGCAAAGTTTCAGCTTTTGCCCCCACCAAAGGCCGAAGAATGTGCAGACGTCATACTTTATGCGAGGAAAAAACTGCCCAAAACTCCCGTTGTGATAGGGTGTGCAAGACCTGCAGGACCTGAAAGGACAAAGCTTGATCTTTACTCCCTTTATGCTGGTGTAAACGGTATAACCTTCCCAGCGGAAGGCATTCTAACACACGCAAAACAGATTGGTTTAGAGCCTGTAATATCTCCAAACTGTTGCTCAACCGTAATATTTCCCATAAATTAA
- a CDS encoding DUF2203 domain-containing protein codes for MRMKVFDLDTARETLVLIKPIVEEINLKRMELAETYERFQEEEDELEKMYLESHIKELNKLIDSLFRKIEALGGVIKGVDPILVDFLSYHKNRYIWLCWKEDEETIMYWHELNEGFAGRKPISLLEEENLW; via the coding sequence ATGCGGATGAAGGTTTTTGATTTGGACACCGCAAGAGAAACCCTCGTTTTAATAAAGCCTATAGTAGAAGAGATAAACCTAAAAAGAATGGAGTTGGCCGAGACCTACGAAAGATTTCAAGAAGAGGAAGACGAGCTTGAAAAGATGTATCTTGAGTCCCACATAAAAGAGTTGAACAAGCTGATAGATTCTCTTTTTAGGAAGATAGAAGCTTTGGGAGGAGTAATAAAGGGTGTGGATCCAATATTGGTTGATTTTCTCAGCTATCACAAAAACAGATACATATGGCTATGTTGGAAGGAAGACGAGGAGACTATAATGTACTGGCATGAGCTAAATGAAGGATTTGCAGGAAGAAAACCTATAAGCCTCTTAGAGGAAGAAAATCTGTGGTAA
- a CDS encoding TIGR00730 family Rossman fold protein, with protein MNNKQLKLIEELKLKQGDTWRVLKIMSEFVEGFDALSKVGPAITFFGSSRLTPDSQYYKHAYRTAFLLGKLGFHIITGGGPGIMEAANRGAYDAGTLSVGLNIQIPTEQKPNKYQNLSLKFEYFFVRKVMLLKYSMAYLIFPGGFGTFDELFEALTLIQTGKVYRFPIILYGSLFWDPLIDYMQKTMVSFGVIDRSDIDLISFANTPEEAVEIIKREAEKKLNLLKEEDPLNPMVEKLHAILKNA; from the coding sequence ATGAACAATAAGCAGTTAAAACTTATAGAAGAGCTAAAGTTAAAGCAAGGTGATACTTGGAGAGTCCTAAAGATAATGAGTGAATTTGTGGAGGGGTTTGATGCACTTTCAAAAGTTGGTCCTGCAATAACCTTTTTCGGAAGCTCACGCCTAACTCCAGACAGCCAGTATTACAAACATGCTTATAGAACCGCCTTTCTCTTAGGAAAATTAGGCTTTCACATAATAACAGGAGGTGGTCCTGGAATAATGGAGGCGGCAAACAGAGGAGCTTACGATGCAGGCACGCTATCTGTAGGACTGAACATCCAAATACCTACAGAGCAAAAACCTAACAAATATCAAAACCTTTCTTTAAAATTTGAATACTTCTTTGTGCGCAAGGTGATGCTACTTAAGTATTCCATGGCATATCTTATCTTTCCCGGTGGTTTTGGCACCTTTGACGAGCTCTTTGAGGCATTAACGCTAATACAAACAGGTAAAGTTTATAGGTTCCCCATAATCCTGTATGGAAGCCTTTTCTGGGATCCGCTCATAGATTATATGCAAAAAACTATGGTAAGCTTTGGTGTGATAGATAGGTCGGATATTGACCTTATATCCTTTGCAAACACACCGGAAGAAGCGGTTGAAATAATCAAAAGGGAAGCAGAAAAAAAGTTAAACCTTTTGAAAGAAGAAGACCCTTTGAACCCAATGGTGGAAAAACTTCATGCGATCTTAAAAAATGCGTAA
- a CDS encoding metallophosphoesterase family protein produces MRKILHISDLHAGKSLNKISRNPDLIYALNQVSQICKEEKVELLLISGDIFDKPIPDYDSEFIILEYLTEWSRSNIQVVLISGNHDSYDKLKAYKNLEKLAKVRIFDRPNPNVSESVFVYDNIAIACLPYPSERILTKGSEDTYRSYTQKVAQYLRALAKAVENYQYRILLSHIMVEKAIIAGSEREASVSEFYAIRPDQIPEVFDYVALGHLHIHQRIKQAVPKTYYAGSLYQIDFSEKDREKFVNLVIIEDKDIKVKPIKLSLYRELKEIKIEKSQSVDRALEELKNRNAIFKVILESELNDPMLNIKVQQIHQILGDKLAFLKLDFPEYFQTNITKDTESLNILDLYKAYYRHAYKTDMPENLEKELLSILQRVQHEADQA; encoded by the coding sequence ATGCGTAAGATATTACACATTTCAGACCTTCATGCAGGAAAGAGCTTAAACAAAATATCAAGAAACCCAGACCTAATATACGCTTTGAATCAGGTTTCCCAAATATGCAAAGAAGAAAAAGTAGAACTTTTGCTAATTTCCGGAGATATTTTTGACAAACCCATTCCAGATTACGATTCTGAATTTATAATCCTTGAATATTTGACGGAATGGAGCAGGAGCAATATTCAGGTTGTTTTAATATCTGGCAATCATGACAGTTATGATAAGTTAAAGGCATACAAAAACTTAGAAAAACTTGCAAAGGTGCGCATATTTGATAGACCAAATCCAAATGTATCCGAATCTGTATTTGTCTACGACAACATAGCAATAGCCTGTTTGCCATACCCAAGCGAAAGAATACTAACTAAGGGTTCGGAGGATACATACAGAAGCTATACCCAAAAAGTAGCTCAGTATCTAAGAGCGCTGGCAAAAGCTGTAGAAAACTACCAGTATAGAATCCTTTTATCTCATATTATGGTAGAAAAGGCAATAATAGCTGGCTCGGAAAGAGAAGCAAGCGTTAGTGAATTTTACGCCATAAGACCAGACCAAATACCAGAGGTGTTCGATTATGTAGCCCTTGGACATTTGCACATTCACCAAAGGATAAAGCAAGCAGTTCCCAAAACCTACTATGCTGGGAGTTTATACCAAATAGACTTTTCTGAAAAGGATAGGGAAAAGTTTGTAAATCTTGTCATCATAGAAGATAAGGATATAAAAGTTAAACCTATAAAGCTATCTTTGTATAGAGAACTTAAAGAGATAAAAATAGAAAAGTCTCAAAGCGTAGATCGGGCTTTGGAAGAATTAAAAAATAGAAACGCCATTTTCAAGGTAATCTTGGAAAGCGAACTAAATGATCCGATGTTAAACATAAAAGTCCAGCAAATTCATCAAATCTTGGGGGATAAACTGGCGTTTTTAAAGTTAGATTTTCCGGAGTATTTTCAGACAAACATCACAAAAGATACAGAAAGTTTAAATATACTGGACCTTTATAAAGCTTACTACAGGCATGCATACAAAACTGATATGCCAGAGAATTTAGAGAAAGAGTTGTTGAGTATTTTACAAAGGGTCCAGCATGAGGCCGATCAAGCTTGA
- a CDS encoding AAA family ATPase, translating to MRPIKLELENFTVFKGKNTIDFSGLRFFIIQGRTGAGKTSIIDAMCYALYGRVPRHSRENIHENVMSKGTNRLRVFFEFSVRGKNYAVERFVIGGRPGVRFYEGGKQRDIRMNDIPQIIKRILGVDYDTFTKVILLPQGQFDRFLKPERPQQRREILNKLLGMDTLLQKLSEIIRDTKRHIENELAQVETSLNELRYATEGELERIEKEIKLVEDKLMFLNSNKKELQERLKLAIQRDAIKRELFECERELEVLLEKKHEIEKLKEVIQVMEEASFYAPYVQNFKRLSVREEEEKRRLKDLEIKMIRLSQEKELKQKEKEIYEKEWKNIDKYDAQIESLGKQIENVKSALERIEEKKRKEKELEQILERLTKINQEILTLQERIKKGEQIVREKEEHIQTLEEQQKLFLEYAPIKSKLDDVKKERQIFEKVLKENENLEQNLEQVRIQIKQKEEEILAFNVYQIRLHLKEGDVCPVCGNVVGKLPIEEVQGDYEKIKKELEKLKEREIELLEKKAKLENLRNNLKRKEEELANLLMGKQEQEFETEYERLKGVSEELEKEKRILKLAKEKLEKLKEELNEKLKEYSSEEAKKERLKLDILELEKYLRDSGSEHLTVQHLEALEYKLKNLRQKRDEIRRKYTEISEKLREIELKEQEYITMQSQIERNIGSIREEKAKLSKDLEPAIRKFNSIQELEKYIKPKEEIEAQKKKVEDYENKVSLLMQRSAELKEELKNYENIEDTENIKSKLQEIENEQNRYNVELGHLREQKLRVEEGIKRKQELSKRKEELAVKERIYSILERDFRADRLQEFISQIMLQNIVGRANYYMQKFTSGAYEYDIENSDIVVIDRVSGHKRSVSTLSGGETFLASLSLAFGISDVLSHNAPIESLFIDEGFGSLDKETREELSQFFELIKLNTDRVVGIISHLEDLAEKFEQRIEVIKRGDRSFINVIT from the coding sequence ATGAGGCCGATCAAGCTTGAGCTTGAAAACTTTACCGTATTTAAAGGGAAAAATACCATAGATTTTTCCGGTTTGAGGTTCTTCATCATTCAGGGAAGAACTGGCGCTGGGAAGACAAGCATAATAGACGCAATGTGCTATGCGCTTTACGGTAGAGTGCCAAGACACAGCAGAGAAAACATTCACGAAAACGTAATGTCAAAAGGAACAAACAGACTTAGAGTGTTTTTTGAGTTTTCTGTAAGAGGTAAAAATTACGCGGTGGAAAGGTTCGTAATAGGAGGAAGGCCAGGGGTAAGATTTTATGAAGGCGGAAAACAAAGAGATATAAGAATGAACGATATTCCACAAATCATAAAAAGAATATTAGGTGTAGATTATGATACCTTTACGAAGGTTATACTCTTACCACAAGGGCAATTTGACAGATTTTTAAAACCCGAAAGACCACAACAAAGAAGAGAAATACTAAACAAGCTTTTGGGGATGGATACACTGTTGCAAAAGCTAAGCGAAATAATAAGAGATACTAAGAGGCATATTGAGAACGAGCTGGCTCAAGTGGAAACAAGCTTAAACGAGCTAAGATATGCAACGGAGGGGGAGCTTGAGAGGATAGAAAAAGAAATAAAGCTCGTGGAAGATAAGCTAATGTTTCTGAACTCAAATAAGAAAGAACTGCAAGAAAGACTAAAGTTAGCCATACAGAGGGATGCTATAAAAAGAGAACTCTTTGAGTGTGAAAGGGAACTGGAAGTGCTACTTGAAAAAAAGCACGAAATTGAAAAGTTAAAGGAAGTGATCCAAGTTATGGAGGAGGCTTCTTTTTACGCTCCTTACGTGCAAAACTTCAAAAGGCTATCTGTAAGAGAGGAAGAGGAAAAAAGGAGACTAAAAGATTTAGAAATAAAGATGATTAGGCTAAGTCAAGAAAAAGAATTAAAGCAGAAAGAAAAAGAAATTTACGAAAAGGAGTGGAAAAACATAGACAAATACGATGCTCAGATAGAAAGTCTTGGAAAACAGATAGAAAACGTTAAGTCCGCACTTGAAAGAATAGAAGAGAAGAAAAGAAAAGAAAAGGAGTTAGAACAAATCTTGGAGAGATTAACAAAGATAAATCAGGAAATACTAACTCTGCAAGAAAGAATTAAAAAAGGTGAGCAGATTGTAAGGGAAAAGGAAGAGCACATTCAGACGTTGGAAGAACAACAGAAATTGTTTTTAGAATACGCACCTATAAAGTCAAAGCTTGATGATGTAAAAAAAGAAAGACAGATATTTGAAAAGGTCCTTAAAGAAAACGAAAACTTAGAACAAAACCTTGAGCAAGTAAGAATACAAATAAAACAGAAGGAAGAGGAGATTTTGGCGTTTAATGTTTATCAGATAAGACTTCATCTAAAAGAGGGAGATGTATGCCCTGTGTGTGGCAATGTGGTAGGAAAACTACCTATAGAGGAGGTTCAGGGGGATTATGAAAAGATCAAAAAGGAGTTGGAAAAACTTAAAGAACGTGAAATAGAATTGCTTGAGAAAAAGGCTAAACTTGAAAATCTACGCAATAACTTAAAGCGCAAGGAAGAGGAATTAGCCAATCTACTAATGGGAAAACAGGAGCAAGAGTTTGAAACGGAATATGAAAGGCTAAAAGGTGTTAGCGAGGAGTTAGAAAAGGAGAAAAGAATCTTAAAGCTTGCCAAAGAAAAACTTGAAAAGTTGAAAGAAGAGTTAAATGAAAAACTAAAAGAATACTCTTCTGAAGAGGCAAAGAAGGAAAGATTAAAGCTTGACATTTTAGAATTGGAAAAATACCTAAGGGACTCTGGCTCAGAACACTTAACGGTGCAACACTTGGAAGCCTTAGAATACAAACTTAAAAACCTAAGACAAAAAAGGGACGAAATAAGAAGGAAATACACAGAAATATCGGAAAAATTAAGGGAGATTGAACTAAAAGAACAGGAGTATATAACTATGCAATCTCAAATAGAGAGAAACATAGGAAGTATAAGGGAAGAGAAAGCAAAACTTTCTAAGGATCTTGAGCCTGCAATAAGGAAATTTAATAGCATACAAGAATTAGAAAAGTATATAAAGCCTAAGGAAGAAATAGAAGCACAAAAAAAGAAAGTGGAAGATTACGAAAATAAAGTTAGCTTACTTATGCAGAGATCAGCGGAACTCAAAGAAGAATTGAAAAATTACGAAAACATAGAGGATACAGAAAACATCAAATCAAAGCTTCAAGAAATTGAGAATGAACAAAATAGATACAACGTAGAGCTTGGGCATTTAAGAGAACAAAAGTTGAGGGTAGAAGAGGGAATAAAGAGAAAACAAGAACTAAGCAAACGCAAGGAAGAACTTGCGGTCAAAGAGCGTATTTATAGCATACTTGAGAGGGATTTTAGAGCAGACAGACTGCAGGAATTCATCAGTCAGATAATGCTTCAAAACATCGTAGGAAGGGCGAACTACTATATGCAAAAATTCACTTCAGGCGCTTATGAGTATGATATAGAAAATTCAGACATTGTGGTTATAGATAGGGTGTCTGGACACAAAAGAAGCGTAAGCACCTTAAGTGGGGGAGAAACCTTTTTGGCAAGTCTTTCCTTGGCTTTTGGCATAAGCGACGTGCTATCCCACAACGCACCCATAGAAAGTCTGTTTATTGATGAAGGTTTTGGAAGCTTAGACAAAGAAACCAGGGAAGAGCTTTCCCAGTTTTTTGAACTCATAAAGCTAAACACGGATAGGGTGGTAGGGATAATAAGTCATTTGGAAGATTTAGCTGAAAAGTTTGAACAAAGAATAGAGGTGATAAAGAGGGGGGACAGGTCTTTTATCAATGTGATAACATAA
- a CDS encoding chorismate-binding protein translates to MLVVCGGFFDKPWKLYQFQIKGIEFYSSLKDIPKENGFFVFSYSLSAETIGVKVKSSDLPKIIFVKIGEVKEFNKTYEPVILEFVSFSLNKEAYLQRVKEIKREIEKGVVYQINLSTKIDFFLEGQPLDLFLKFFQTQKTPYAFFLDLKDFFIISGSMELFLQKRGDTIVSKPIKGTAKNRKILEENLKDKAENLMILDMMRNDLSKIAMVGTVEVKELFKIEEYSTLFQMHSTVSAKTNAKFEEILLNTFPPASVTGAPKKKAVEIIDLLEPHPRDYYCGCAGFRLEDDFTLSVLIRTAFGTKEKLFYFAGSGIVYDSQEEEEWKETLSKIQAFYSFSSY, encoded by the coding sequence ATGCTTGTTGTCTGTGGTGGCTTTTTTGACAAGCCTTGGAAACTTTACCAGTTTCAGATAAAGGGTATAGAATTCTACAGTTCCTTAAAAGATATTCCAAAGGAAAACGGTTTTTTTGTTTTTTCTTACAGCCTTTCTGCAGAAACCATAGGAGTAAAAGTCAAAAGCTCTGACCTTCCTAAAATAATCTTTGTAAAAATAGGAGAAGTCAAAGAATTTAACAAAACTTATGAGCCTGTAATTTTGGAGTTTGTGAGCTTTTCTTTAAACAAAGAGGCATACCTTCAAAGAGTAAAGGAGATAAAAAGAGAAATAGAAAAGGGTGTTGTGTATCAGATTAACCTTTCAACGAAGATAGACTTTTTCTTAGAAGGTCAGCCCTTAGATTTGTTTTTAAAGTTCTTTCAAACACAAAAAACGCCTTATGCCTTCTTCTTAGATCTGAAGGATTTTTTTATAATCAGCGGTTCTATGGAGCTTTTCCTTCAAAAAAGGGGTGATACCATAGTAAGCAAGCCAATAAAAGGAACTGCCAAAAATAGGAAAATACTTGAAGAAAACCTAAAAGATAAAGCGGAGAATCTGATGATTTTGGATATGATGAGGAATGATCTTTCAAAGATCGCAATGGTAGGCACTGTAGAGGTAAAGGAGCTTTTCAAGATAGAAGAATACTCTACCTTGTTCCAGATGCACTCTACAGTGAGCGCTAAAACTAATGCAAAGTTTGAGGAAATTTTGCTGAATACTTTTCCGCCAGCATCTGTAACAGGTGCCCCAAAGAAAAAGGCGGTGGAGATTATAGACCTTTTGGAGCCCCACCCTAGGGATTACTACTGCGGATGCGCAGGCTTTAGACTGGAAGATGACTTTACCCTAAGTGTGCTGATAAGAACAGCCTTTGGCACAAAGGAAAAACTATTCTATTTTGCCGGTTCTGGAATAGTGTATGATTCACAGGAAGAGGAGGAGTGGAAGGAAACACTCTCTAAGATCCAAGCCTTCTATTCTTTTTCTTCTTATTAA
- a CDS encoding ADP-ribose-binding protein — translation MDIEVVKGSLLEVDADVIVNPANSLGLMGGGVAGLIKRFGGKEIEEEAVKKAPIEVGRAILTSAGALKFKGVIHAPTMEEPAMVTTEEKVRKAVRAALKLADELGFESLAMPGMGTGVGRLPKEVSAKAMIEEIKAFKPNSLKKVILVDVDEDMVRAWKENL, via the coding sequence GTGGATATAGAGGTCGTAAAAGGTAGCCTGCTTGAAGTTGATGCGGATGTTATAGTTAATCCTGCCAATTCTCTTGGGTTGATGGGTGGTGGAGTTGCGGGTTTGATAAAAAGGTTTGGAGGTAAGGAGATAGAAGAGGAAGCGGTTAAAAAGGCTCCAATTGAAGTAGGACGTGCCATACTGACCTCTGCAGGTGCCTTGAAATTCAAGGGTGTTATACACGCTCCCACCATGGAAGAGCCTGCCATGGTTACAACGGAGGAAAAGGTAAGGAAGGCGGTTAGAGCAGCACTTAAGTTGGCAGATGAGCTTGGATTTGAAAGCTTAGCAATGCCAGGTATGGGCACAGGAGTGGGAAGATTGCCCAAAGAAGTATCCGCAAAGGCTATGATAGAAGAGATAAAGGCTTTTAAGCCAAACAGTTTAAAAAAAGTAATACTAGTGGATGTGGATGAAGATATGGTTCGTGCTTGGAAAGAAAATCTATGA